In Elusimicrobiota bacterium, the genomic window CTATCCTTGAATATAGGCAATCCGTACCAAATAGGCGCGCTATGCGTGGCATACCCTTTATCCCTGAACGCTGCTTTTGTAGGTATATACCCGATATCTCCATTCGCATAACCCGCGATTAATACATTATATTTCCGCCACTTATTTTTAATCCCTAAACCAATCCCTGTAAAAGTTTCGCCCGGAATTCCAATAATAAACAAATTACCGATTCGTACCGCATGTATTTCGAGATTATAATCCTTAGGGTACTTACCTTTTTTTACTAACTGTATATCCCTGCATACATACTCGTAAAGCGAATACGCAACCTTTTTTGTTGCATCCGAAGCTTTTGGATCCGCGCGGGCAGCGAGATATTTTTGCCTGTACAAATCACGCTTCACCATGAGTTCTTTTGTACTTAACGGTTTCTCAAAAAAAACCTTAACGAATTTTGATTTATAAACCACCGGCCCCTGTACTTTTTTCATCTTGCCTTTCAACACACGCAGGATATCCGTGCTTAATTCCTGCCCGACTTTACGCATACAGCTAACAGTTTTCCCGCATCCAACCGCAGGATTTATATCTCCGCATGTACCATTCAAAAACATCACAGTCTTAGCAGAAAGACGTTTTCCCACAACTTTTTGCACTACACCCGGGTAATCAGCTGATATTTTATAATTCCCGCCCCCTAACACCACAGGATGGCATCCATAATTCGCGATCACCGCCAAAACTTTCTTACTACCACTATTAACAATTTTTATTACATACAATTGTTTATCAATATCCAACGGTTTCTTTATACGGTTTGCACCGATTTCACTTGTCCCGGTTCCAACCCAGATAGTTACATTCTCCATTTTCTTCAACGCTGCGAGGACAATCTTAACAATCTTAGTTTTAATTTCTTCTTCAACCTTATCCAAAGACACACCTAACCCGCGTAAAGGCGGTAATGCCGGGCCGGAATGCGTATGTGTGGAAGTAATCATCACACAATCCTCCGGTAAACCCGTCAACTTATTTATCCGGCAACGTATATCCTTAACAGTTTCCGGGCTTAATCCAATAAGGTCACTTGCCACAATCACGGTGATATTAGCACCATCGGATAACGCTAACGCTTTAGCTTTTAGGTTATCATACTTCCCGTCTGACGGTTTAGTCCTTGCAGCAAATCCGCAGAGGTCAACCCCAACCTTTGGAGTAATATCTACAGCCGCTACTCCGGCTGAATAACTATTCTGTATCTTGCTCATTTTTTCACCTCATTTTTACGATAATTAATCTGTATCGCAGCGATCAATGTATTGATCGTACCCGCAAGCGACGATAGTTCATCTTTCTGACGTAATACAATTCGCTTACTAAAATCACTAGTCTCAATGATATCATTAATATCTTTCTCAATCCTGTACAGCGGCCCGGCAATACGGTGTGAGAAGTATAACGACAACCATATGACTAAACCCACAAATATTAAACCGATAACCACCAGCCATAGGTAAATACTCTTCACAGTATCCTTATACGCAGAGGAAAATATGTCGGGTAGAATTGTCTGTACCATAAAAAACGCTGCAATCACGGACATAACAAGCATCACTAATAACGCAGCTGCTACCATCATCGTATACTTCCATTGCAACTCCTTATTAACAAGTATCTTTTTACGTTTAAAAGGTTTTTCTGACATACACAAAATTACCTCCGCTATTTTTGCCCTAATAATAGGACATGATTTTTTGCTTCACCATCATATTCCGTACCATACAACACCTGCCACTGTTTCACAGCTTCCTTTTTATACTTCCCAAAACTTAATAATGTTTTTGAGTCAAACACTTCGTATATCAATGCCAGGTTCCTCCGAACATCGTGCATCAGCGGTTTTTGTTCAAGACACGCGAGATACACATCAATAGCGAACCCGTACATCCCTTTTGAAGTATACAACTTACCTAATTCCTTATAAAGTTTGGCATCACCCTTAAACTTAGCAATACCTTTTTTATAGGTAACCACCGCGTTATCCGTATCACCCACATAGATATACTCATTTGCAAGGATAAAATAGTCGTATGCCGTTTCAAGTTTTTTTGATAAAGTTTTAATCCTGTAATTAACCCATAACTGATACCACCGCTGCGCAACGTCATCCCCCAGCTCGGTTAACTGCTCCGCTGAAAGAATACTTATTGACTTATACTTATAATCCGCACTCGCTGCTCCTCCCATCTCCCATGATTCCGTAGAGGACTGCGCGGATTCTACAACATACTTCTGTACTACACAAAACAATATCCTTCCAAACGCAGAGACCAGGATATTTTCATTATCTGTATTTTCCGCTAACATTTGGATACGCTCAATTTCCGCTAACCATTCACCCGGAGATTGATACTTAGCATCAGGCCAGTCATCCGGCGGAGTAAGCATAGCAGTGTTTGTATTCTCGCGGTTAAGTTTTAGCATTGAAACCAACCCTATTGGCAGTTTAGCATACGATAACGCTGAACCCAGCACCTTTTGGTATTTACCTTCATCCTCACGAATTTCCGGTACAACTCTGGCAACATCCGCGGCATACACAGAAACCGTAAGAAAAACCAATGCTGTTACCGCCAACCGTGTTCTATGCATACACCACTTACTCCCCCTTGCCTATACTATTTAAACCAATATTATACAAATAATCCTTAAATCTCAACAGTCATTCCGTCATACGCTACTATAACATCATGAGGCGCAAGCTGTGCCTCAAGTTCGTGATACATCATCCCGCCGTTATGACTGAAATGTGTTACTATATACCGGGTAGAACCTTCACGCACAGTATTAAACTTTTTTAGTTCAGCTATCACTTCCAGGCCAGTATTTATCCCCAGATGCCCGCATGCTTTCATACCCATCTTTAGGTCAAGGTTCTGCATTGTGCAGTCCAGTATGACGAGGTCAAACTTTTGTTTTTTAAGGTATTCCCATGTTTCATCATTGTACCAACCGGTATCAAACGCAATCAATGTTACCCGGTCTTTATACTTAAAAACATAATTCAGCGGGTCGGTAGTACCGTGTTTTGCAGCAATTGCTGTTACCTCAAGTTCGCCAGCGGTAAACGACTTAAACGGCTGAAGCGTGTCCAATACAATATTAAGTTTCTCAAGAAGCGTATCGCTAAACACAGCTTTGATCTTGTTCATCACCTGAGCATTCCCGTGGATAACAAGTTTTTGTTGAGCATCATTAAGATGCGCAAACGGCGGTACACGGTAAGCAAGCTGTTCCACCTGGCAATGATCATTATGCGCGTGTGTAATAAATAAATGTTGTATATCACCAAACGAGAAGTTGTACTTCATAGCGAAGTGAAACACATCCGGTGAAAAGTCCAGGAGATACTTATCCCCGATTTTTATCCCCGCGCGTGCACGCACATTTTTCCCACCGATTTTTCTGGCGGACTCACAGTGTTTACACTGGCAAAACAATGCCGGCCAACCTTCTGCCGCAGCGGTACCCATAAAAAGTAATTTCATATTTCTATCCTTACTCCAACCCTGTAATCGCCAGTAATACCGGCATTGCCGGCGTATTAGCTGATGTAAACACAATTTCTTTAATAACCTTCTCAGGTTCAGGATTATTCCACGCATAGGAACGCAGGGTAATACGTTCCTCTCCCTTAGTTTTCCCTTCCCACGCAAGCATTGTATCATACCCCGCCAGGTCGGTTAACCATGTGTCAATATTAACCCCGTGGATCAACTTAACATTCTTAGCAGTCCCGTCTTCGTACCTGATATTATATTCCCCGATAACAGTTTTTTTCTTTACACCGTATATAAACGAGTGAAGAAAATATAATCTCACAGCTTTTTTCTGGACTGGGATAAACACTTTTTCCGGGAACTCACTGGCAACATCCTGCGCGTATAACGCCACAGCAGTCGCACCATTTTTTCCGGTATCAAGAATATAGTAGGTTATACCATCCCGCAGGCGTAACCGTCCTGTCGGTAACGATGACATATCACGGAGATACCCTTCACCAATCCAGCCGAACCGTTGTTCAGTATCAACAAAACTTAAGTTACACAACCTAGAAATATCAACCGTAAACCCTTTTTTTGTTTCCTCCGGAAGTTTATCCTCACGCCATTGTTGTATCAACACTTCATCAACATTATACCCAAGATCCTTTAACGAATTATTTCTCCCAGCCCACGCGAATTCTGCGGCTAAAATATAAGCTTCCACCTGGTCAAACGCACGCTGGACAATATCATTATTATTAAAATACCCAGCCCAGGTTGTATGCAGCAACCCCAGTATATTCCTATCCATCCCGTAATACACAAAATTCTGGATATTCCCCCAACTATACCATGTACAAGCAAGCACCTGGTATCCCTTTGATTTAAAAAAATCTACGCTTTCAAACTTTTTCACAGAATCATAATGCCAATCCGCGATAATAACATTTTTCGGTATTCTTTTTATATAAGGACGGAAGTCAGGTTTTAACAACACATCGCCCCACATAACAGGATGCTTCACACCTTTTGACTTAACATAATCAATTATCTTCAGAGTATCACGGAAATAGAGTTCGAGATTCCCGAGTTTTGTGCACTCCTTATGTGCCGGGTTCGGGAAATCACCCCGCATATTATGTTCATCATGCCCAATATGGAAATGTTCAGGATTACCAAACAACTCAATTGCTTCATCAATCATCCCGAATGCCCATTCATAACTCTTCGGGTTCATCGGGCAGTAAGCGTAAGGCGAATTTGGATCCTCACAGAATTCCATATTCTTCTTATCCTTACGGAAGACGTACTCCAGATGCCCTAAGGTTTGTACTAACGGCGTAACCGTAATAAAATGCTTATTCGCATACGAGATAAGTTTTTTAATATCCTCTTTACTAGCCGACTGCGGGTCAGCGAGGGTAGGACATGAGTCCCACTTAATCCCTTGTTCACACTCAAATGTAAGATTATTAATTTTGTACAGTGCGAACAATTTATCAATCATCTTACCGTGGGTAACCAACGAATGTTTATCCACAAGAACATGTATCCCGCGGTAAGGCATTGCGGGGTAGTCGGTGATTAAAACCCCTGGAATCTTTTTTGTGCGGTTAACCAATTGTTTTAACGACTGCACACCGTAATACGTCCCGCGTTTATCCATCCCAAGCACAAAAACATTACCCGGTGACACCTTAAGAAGATACCCTTCCGGTTTCAAAACTTTTTTGTTGAACACAATACCGTTTTTCTTGGCTAACCCGTTAACTATTTTATCAGCACCAGGTTCACCCAACACTATTGCGTTAGTACCAGCCCCGTTGTAGCCTAAGTCCTTATAAGTAACAACCTTTAGGTCATACCCTGTGACACTCTTAACCTCCTCTACGAGTTCCGCAGCACCGTACTTATCTTCGGGTTGAAACCCATCCTTTATGGCAATAACTGTCTCCGGGGTAAGACTAAACTTCCCCTCTGCAAAAACCATACTCACAGGTTTTGGAATAATAACGACCTCAGTCGACGCTATAGGCGGAGTATACGCATCCGGCATATCTGTGGTTATAATACCGTCACCCGTACCGGCTTGCGGTACTTCAACGGGTTTTATAAACACCGGCTTCCCCGCACAGTTTGAGTTCACCAGTTTATCTAACCCCATAAGTTTACCGTAACGTTCAGCATTATGGAATGACCCGTAGGTAGGAGACCAACTACTGATTTCCTTACTTGGCAGTTCTTCACGCCCAAAATTTATCCGCCAATACGGTATTGGCTGCGCGCGTACTTTCATTGACTCCAACGGTATCTTCATTTCTACAGTCCAATAATCTTTACCAATATACGCCTTCGCATCCCAGGTAAGGCCATGCAACGACCCTTCCCGTGCAACGTTACCATACCTCGCGAATTTCGTTCCCTTCGCATTCACCGCAAAATGGTAGTAGTTACGGTCTGACACAAAAAATGATGGGCAAAGAAATACTTCTACGCAGTCATCATAGAAGACCGTACCGTTTTCTTCCGTTGTTTTGGCGATAAGCTTATCCATCTGTGATTCCATACATTTAAACGCGATATAAATATTTTTTTCGTCATACATAAAATACGCACAAGTTTTTTCTTTCACCGTTAAGCCGGTTTTGTACTCCACAAAATCCGTAGTCCTTGATGCGGAAGGCCATTCTTCATCTTTCACCACACCATCAATCAACGGCACTGTGCTTGTGTGACAAGCATTTAGTTCAGGTAACGGCAATTCCTCTGCTTTAACGGTACTATAATTCATAAATACTCCTATACACAAAAAAATAACTGTTTTTATTAAGTTAACACCGTATTTTACCATCTTAATTCCAATCCCTTCTTTTTAGAACAATGCCGTAAATTAAGCTATTACATTTTTTTATTATAACACACTACTTGCAGTATTGGCAATCTGTAGACAAGCACAATTTTTATTTCGCGGGATTCACTAGTTTAACGAGCCTCAACCCTTTATTCTTAAACCAATATACGAAATATGGCATACCTTTACGGTCTATAGACATTGAATAATCTATAATAGTTGAGTCACCTGATGAACTAAAATTGTAATCACTTTTATTCCATTTCGTATCAGACTTGCTCTTTTCACAATATACCAAACAATTATGAATGTAGTTACAATAACCAGCGTATAACTTCCCAGCAGAGTCCGTATAGGAAAGTGTTTTAATGTAATAACTAAGGTTGTAAATAATATCTAAACTTTCGATAGTTTCAACCCGCCACTGTTTTTCACCTGATTTACGTACCGCATATCTGAAGTCAATTTTCCCAAATAAATCAATATAGAAAATGTACAAATCGTTTTGTTTATTAAAAAACATATTGCCATAAGAAATCCGTGAACCAAGTTTATTAAGCATCTCTATTTCCCACTGTTTATTATCCCAAAAAGCGTATTTTAAAACTTGTGACACAGCATCAGAATATACTATATGCGGACATCCTGAACTATCTAAACACAAATTGTTTGTTGAGCCTACATTAGGACCGTTATCAACAGTAGTTATCTGCCACTTAGAACCTGTCTTATGCGCGCATTTCAATGCAGTATTAGTTTCATCATAATATCCTATCCACGGAAGCCCTGCGTTATCTAGTTTTAATGATGGTGCCGATCCCACATCGTCCTTGCTATCAACAATTTCAGTATACCACGTTTCACCATTATAATATGCATACCTTAAATCCTTGTTTATCGCGTCATAATATGCAATATGCGGGTATCCGTATTTATCCAAATCTATTGACGTAAAATTCGAAACAACCGTAGTAGTATCTACCACCGTTATCTTCCATGTTTTACCAAGTCTACAGCTATACGCCAATCCGCCGGTGTCTGTGTTAATATAGCTCACACGCGGGTTTCCCATAAAGTCAATTATCAGGCTACAGCCTGCACCGTCATCAGGATTATTCGTACCAACAATTTCTTCAACCCATTTTGCATAAACATTTGTAGTAGTGAAACTTGTAATACAAATAATTATGAATATTAGCCATTTTTTTGCCATACAGCTTTTATCTCCTAAGATTATGCAATTATACATAAATAAATAATATTTTTAAACGACATTTATACAACTTGTAAATTAACCCCGAGT contains:
- a CDS encoding neutral/alkaline non-lysosomal ceramidase N-terminal domain-containing protein → MSKIQNSYSAGVAAVDITPKVGVDLCGFAARTKPSDGKYDNLKAKALALSDGANITVIVASDLIGLSPETVKDIRCRINKLTGLPEDCVMITSTHTHSGPALPPLRGLGVSLDKVEEEIKTKIVKIVLAALKKMENVTIWVGTGTSEIGANRIKKPLDIDKQLYVIKIVNSGSKKVLAVIANYGCHPVVLGGGNYKISADYPGVVQKVVGKRLSAKTVMFLNGTCGDINPAVGCGKTVSCMRKVGQELSTDILRVLKGKMKKVQGPVVYKSKFVKVFFEKPLSTKELMVKRDLYRQKYLAARADPKASDATKKVAYSLYEYVCRDIQLVKKGKYPKDYNLEIHAVRIGNLFIIGIPGETFTGIGLGIKNKWRKYNVLIAGYANGDIGYIPTKAAFRDKGYATHSAPIWYGLPIFKDSIERIVVNTANSLIAQTLRK
- a CDS encoding MBL fold metallo-hydrolase codes for the protein MKLLFMGTAAAEGWPALFCQCKHCESARKIGGKNVRARAGIKIGDKYLLDFSPDVFHFAMKYNFSFGDIQHLFITHAHNDHCQVEQLAYRVPPFAHLNDAQQKLVIHGNAQVMNKIKAVFSDTLLEKLNIVLDTLQPFKSFTAGELEVTAIAAKHGTTDPLNYVFKYKDRVTLIAFDTGWYNDETWEYLKKQKFDLVILDCTMQNLDLKMGMKACGHLGINTGLEVIAELKKFNTVREGSTRYIVTHFSHNGGMMYHELEAQLAPHDVIVAYDGMTVEI
- a CDS encoding carbohydrate-binding family 9-like protein — protein: MNYSTVKAEELPLPELNACHTSTVPLIDGVVKDEEWPSASRTTDFVEYKTGLTVKEKTCAYFMYDEKNIYIAFKCMESQMDKLIAKTTEENGTVFYDDCVEVFLCPSFFVSDRNYYHFAVNAKGTKFARYGNVAREGSLHGLTWDAKAYIGKDYWTVEMKIPLESMKVRAQPIPYWRINFGREELPSKEISSWSPTYGSFHNAERYGKLMGLDKLVNSNCAGKPVFIKPVEVPQAGTGDGIITTDMPDAYTPPIASTEVVIIPKPVSMVFAEGKFSLTPETVIAIKDGFQPEDKYGAAELVEEVKSVTGYDLKVVTYKDLGYNGAGTNAIVLGEPGADKIVNGLAKKNGIVFNKKVLKPEGYLLKVSPGNVFVLGMDKRGTYYGVQSLKQLVNRTKKIPGVLITDYPAMPYRGIHVLVDKHSLVTHGKMIDKLFALYKINNLTFECEQGIKWDSCPTLADPQSASKEDIKKLISYANKHFITVTPLVQTLGHLEYVFRKDKKNMEFCEDPNSPYAYCPMNPKSYEWAFGMIDEAIELFGNPEHFHIGHDEHNMRGDFPNPAHKECTKLGNLELYFRDTLKIIDYVKSKGVKHPVMWGDVLLKPDFRPYIKRIPKNVIIADWHYDSVKKFESVDFFKSKGYQVLACTWYSWGNIQNFVYYGMDRNILGLLHTTWAGYFNNNDIVQRAFDQVEAYILAAEFAWAGRNNSLKDLGYNVDEVLIQQWREDKLPEETKKGFTVDISRLCNLSFVDTEQRFGWIGEGYLRDMSSLPTGRLRLRDGITYYILDTGKNGATAVALYAQDVASEFPEKVFIPVQKKAVRLYFLHSFIYGVKKKTVIGEYNIRYEDGTAKNVKLIHGVNIDTWLTDLAGYDTMLAWEGKTKGEERITLRSYAWNNPEPEKVIKEIVFTSANTPAMPVLLAITGLE